GATAAATTAAATATTATAAGGAGATCAAAATATGGTAGAAATTGTTTTAGGAACTGCTTTAGCAGCTATTGGTGCTGGAATAGCAGTAGGTTTTGCTGGATTAGGATCAGGTTTAGGTCAAGGAATAGTAGCAGCAGGGAGTGTTGGTGCAGTAGCAGAAGATAATGATATGTTTGCTAGAGGTATTATATTCTCTGCATTGCCTGAAACTCAGGCTATTTATGGGTTTTTGGTAGCTATTCTCTTGTTAGTATTTTCCGGATTATTAGGTTCTGGTTCATTAGACGTCACATCAGGTATTGTTGCTATTGGTGTTGGTGCTGCAGTTGGTTTTGCTGGTCTTGGTTCTGGTATGGGTCAAGGTATCGTTGCTTCTGCATCTATCGGAGCAGTAGTTGAAGATAATGATATGTTTGCTAGAGGTATTATATTCTCTGCATTGCCTGAGACTCAAGCTATTTACGGGTTCTTGATTGCTATATTATTAATGGTATTCGGCGGAATATTAGGTTAGGAGGTTAAAAAAATGAGTTCTGGGACAGAAAAAATTGTCTCTAATATAACCTCTGAAGCTCAGAATACTGCAGATAATATTATTCAACAAGCAGAAGAAGAAGTAAGATCTATTTTAGATAATGGAAATAAACAATCTGAACTTGAAAAGAATAAAATACTTGAAGATGCCAAAAAGCAATCCGATATGAAATATCAGCAGATAATATCTGAAGCTAAAATGAATTCTCGTCGATTAGAATTAGAGACAAGAGCTAAATTAATTGAAGAAGCTTTTGATAAAGCTACTACTGATTTAACTAATATCGCATCTACAAATGATGCTGAATATGTAAATTCTTTAAAAGATATGATTAAAGAAGCCGCTATTGAAATTGGTGGTGGGAACTTAGTTGTATTATTAAAAGAGGAAGACATTTCAAAGGTTAGTGGAGATATTGATAATATTGCTAATGAGGTTAAATCTGAATTATCAAAAGAAACCACATTAAAAATTGGTGAACCTATT
This window of the Methanobrevibacter arboriphilus JCM 13429 = DSM 1125 genome carries:
- a CDS encoding V-type proton ATPase subunit E, with translation MSSGTEKIVSNITSEAQNTADNIIQQAEEEVRSILDNGNKQSELEKNKILEDAKKQSDMKYQQIISEAKMNSRRLELETRAKLIEEAFDKATTDLTNIASTNDAEYVNSLKDMIKEAAIEIGGGNLVVLLKEEDISKVSGDIDNIANEVKSELSKETTLKIGEPISTIGGAVLKTENGEIEVNNTIEARMLRFKKSLRSEVAKVLFK
- a CDS encoding V-type ATP synthase subunit K (produces ATP from ADP in the presence of a proton gradient across the membrane; the K subunit is a nonenzymatic component which binds the dimeric form by interacting with the G and E subunits), which produces MVEIVLGTALAAIGAGIAVGFAGLGSGLGQGIVAAGSVGAVAEDNDMFARGIIFSALPETQAIYGFLVAILLLVFSGLLGSGSLDVTSGIVAIGVGAAVGFAGLGSGMGQGIVASASIGAVVEDNDMFARGIIFSALPETQAIYGFLIAILLMVFGGILG